A stretch of Vannielia litorea DNA encodes these proteins:
- a CDS encoding extracellular solute-binding protein, translated as MSNSISRRRFLGTTAAVGAATFLPGTPALAASGEISVWKFGGTPQEVEVWAQRNGAFSEANPDVALNYSYFNGQIRRQKILAGFQTNRMADVIVAFGQDIPEFAGFGMIQPLDDIAGDRLAGWKDRIVPEVYEAGMHEGKLYALPTHVDMASFLAINLDALEEAGFDRPPETWDELREYAKAMTKPDRPGIAFPATTAPVDINIFEGLAYANGGRVFDEETGKVTLNDPGVVDALQFYVDLIKDGSTPAATSLTETFFRDTAQLFGQGRSAMWIGLSWLNTPWGVNEDVRWTGVPMPRPNNPSGSYEPVSAIMDGPAMLMVSSRSKNTEAALEYVDFWSQDAQLNIWGGQPEIARIPAGKAAWKNAELKEAWPNWVSAYEAGTLFKGSASMPRFIGVSAIESALGTAIQQAVLGQKTPQEALDEATAAAQDQIDLIRG; from the coding sequence ATGTCAAATTCAATCAGCCGCCGCAGGTTCCTGGGAACCACTGCCGCCGTCGGCGCCGCCACGTTTCTGCCGGGCACCCCGGCACTTGCCGCCAGCGGCGAGATCTCCGTCTGGAAGTTCGGCGGCACGCCGCAGGAGGTCGAGGTCTGGGCGCAGCGCAATGGCGCCTTCAGCGAAGCCAATCCCGATGTCGCGCTGAACTATTCCTACTTCAACGGCCAGATCCGCCGCCAGAAGATCCTAGCCGGGTTCCAGACCAACCGCATGGCCGACGTGATCGTCGCCTTTGGCCAGGATATCCCGGAATTCGCCGGCTTCGGCATGATCCAGCCCCTGGACGACATCGCCGGCGACCGTCTGGCGGGCTGGAAGGACCGCATCGTTCCCGAGGTCTATGAGGCCGGGATGCATGAGGGCAAGCTCTACGCCCTGCCCACCCATGTGGACATGGCCAGCTTCCTCGCGATCAACCTCGATGCGCTTGAAGAGGCCGGCTTTGACCGGCCGCCCGAAACTTGGGACGAGCTGCGCGAATACGCCAAGGCCATGACCAAGCCCGACCGCCCGGGTATCGCCTTTCCTGCCACCACCGCACCGGTGGACATCAACATCTTCGAAGGCCTCGCCTATGCCAACGGCGGTCGCGTCTTCGACGAGGAGACCGGCAAGGTCACGCTGAACGACCCCGGCGTCGTCGACGCGCTGCAGTTCTATGTCGACCTGATCAAGGACGGCTCCACACCCGCCGCAACCTCGCTGACCGAGACCTTCTTCCGCGACACCGCGCAGCTCTTCGGCCAGGGGCGCTCTGCCATGTGGATCGGCCTGTCGTGGCTGAACACGCCGTGGGGCGTGAACGAGGACGTGCGCTGGACCGGTGTGCCGATGCCCCGCCCAAACAACCCCTCCGGCAGCTACGAGCCGGTGAGCGCGATCATGGACGGACCGGCCATGCTGATGGTTTCGTCGCGCAGCAAGAACACCGAGGCGGCGCTGGAATACGTCGATTTCTGGTCGCAGGACGCGCAGCTCAACATCTGGGGTGGCCAACCCGAGATCGCGCGCATCCCGGCCGGCAAGGCTGCTTGGAAGAACGCCGAACTCAAGGAGGCCTGGCCGAACTGGGTGTCGGCGTACGAGGCAGGCACCCTCTTCAAGGGCAGCGCCTCGATGCCCCGCTTCATCGGTGTCTCGGCCATCGAATCCGCGCTCGGCACCGCGATCCAGCAGGCCGTCCTGGGGCAGAAGACGCCGCAGGAGGCGCTCGACGAGGCCACCGCCGCCGCGCAGGACCAGATCGACCTGATCCGCGGCTGA
- a CDS encoding Gfo/Idh/MocA family protein, giving the protein MTSPNGPVRAAIIGAGHFAYRMHIPVLAAREDVVLDSVCRLGRKELDLIAGEFGFAFATEDWREVLEREIDIAVISSPHNLHYEQAKAFLEKGCHVLVEKPMCLDPDEAWDLVRVAERTGRELLVAYGWNYKQGLDEMRGMIGEIGEIEHVVCHMASFTRSIFSGGTLSNWQHIAIQPDRSTWEAPDQGGGYAYGQLSHALGILYWLTDLRAASVRSVLFDAPSQIDLHDAAAVRFQNGATGVFSGSCGVPNGHGFEVDIRLYGSKGSVLLDIETERLVLKLPDGETRVAEVPQGAWKYSCEGPANRLVDLALGQGRNESPGEVGARAVETLHAIVASGKAQGAEQIIKQHQKAAAE; this is encoded by the coding sequence ATGACCTCACCCAACGGCCCTGTCCGGGCCGCCATCATCGGTGCCGGGCATTTCGCCTATCGCATGCATATCCCCGTTCTGGCCGCGCGCGAGGACGTGGTGCTCGACTCGGTCTGCCGCCTCGGGCGCAAGGAGCTGGACCTGATCGCGGGGGAGTTCGGATTTGCCTTCGCCACCGAGGATTGGCGCGAGGTGCTGGAGCGCGAGATCGACATCGCGGTGATTTCGTCGCCGCATAACCTGCATTACGAGCAGGCCAAGGCCTTTCTCGAGAAAGGCTGTCACGTGCTGGTTGAAAAGCCGATGTGCCTCGATCCGGACGAAGCCTGGGACCTGGTTCGGGTGGCCGAGCGCACGGGGCGCGAACTGCTGGTGGCCTATGGTTGGAACTACAAGCAGGGCCTCGACGAGATGCGCGGCATGATCGGCGAGATCGGCGAGATCGAGCACGTCGTCTGCCACATGGCCTCTTTCACCCGCAGCATCTTTTCAGGTGGTACCCTGTCGAACTGGCAGCATATCGCCATCCAGCCCGACCGCAGCACCTGGGAGGCGCCCGATCAGGGTGGCGGCTATGCCTATGGCCAGCTCTCCCACGCGCTCGGCATCCTCTATTGGCTGACCGACCTGCGGGCCGCCTCGGTGCGCTCGGTGCTGTTCGACGCGCCCTCGCAGATCGACCTGCACGACGCTGCTGCCGTGCGCTTTCAGAACGGCGCGACCGGCGTTTTCTCTGGCAGCTGCGGGGTGCCCAACGGCCATGGCTTCGAGGTGGATATCCGCCTCTATGGCAGCAAGGGCTCGGTGCTGCTGGATATCGAGACAGAACGGCTGGTGCTGAAGCTCCCTGACGGTGAGACGCGGGTGGCCGAGGTTCCGCAGGGCGCCTGGAAATACAGCTGCGAAGGCCCGGCCAACCGGCTGGTGGACCTGGCGCTGGGGCAGGGCCGCAACGAAAGCCCCGGCGAGGTCGGTGCCCGCGCCGTCGAGACTCTTCACGCCATCGTCGCCTCGGGCAAGGCCCAGGGGGCGGAACAGATCATCAAGCAACACCAGAAGGCAGCTGCAGAATGA
- a CDS encoding carbohydrate ABC transporter permease, giving the protein MLRSDRFLAYALILPVVAAVVAFVVGPTYNVATLSLTQVVMGMERGFGTLGNFKALAADPVFGLVLKNTAIWILGGTVLCVSVGLAVGTYLAIDSRMTGWLRALILLPWVLPDVVTAMAWKWMLHGQVGIIGQTLQQSGMTEGTVSFLGDPALVMWVLVVVLIWRKMPLVALILCAAIRAVPDDQMEAARMDGANAVERFRFVTLPNIAFSLTAVTVISMIWITAEFALPWIMTGGGPANASQIMATYIYQQSFEFFNWGVASAMSVVNLAMLASIVALYLYINRRSWASEGQK; this is encoded by the coding sequence ATGCTGCGAAGCGATCGGTTTCTGGCGTATGCCTTGATCTTACCCGTGGTGGCCGCCGTCGTGGCGTTCGTCGTCGGGCCCACTTACAACGTGGCCACCCTCAGCCTCACCCAGGTGGTGATGGGGATGGAGCGCGGCTTCGGCACCCTTGGAAACTTCAAGGCCCTGGCCGCAGACCCCGTCTTCGGACTGGTTCTCAAGAACACCGCGATCTGGATCCTCGGCGGCACGGTCCTCTGTGTTTCCGTGGGCCTGGCGGTCGGCACCTATCTCGCCATCGACAGCCGCATGACAGGCTGGCTCCGGGCGCTGATCCTGCTGCCCTGGGTTCTGCCCGACGTGGTGACGGCGATGGCATGGAAATGGATGCTGCACGGACAGGTCGGCATCATCGGCCAGACGCTGCAACAGAGCGGCATGACCGAAGGCACCGTGTCGTTCCTCGGCGATCCCGCCCTGGTGATGTGGGTGCTGGTGGTGGTGCTGATCTGGCGCAAGATGCCGCTCGTGGCGCTGATCCTCTGCGCCGCGATCCGCGCCGTGCCCGATGATCAGATGGAGGCCGCGCGCATGGACGGCGCCAATGCCGTCGAGCGCTTCCGCTTCGTCACCCTGCCCAACATCGCCTTTTCGCTGACCGCCGTGACCGTGATCTCGATGATCTGGATCACCGCGGAGTTCGCCCTGCCCTGGATCATGACCGGCGGCGGCCCCGCCAACGCCAGCCAGATCATGGCAACCTACATTTATCAACAGAGCTTCGAGTTCTTCAACTGGGGCGTCGCCTCGGCCATGTCGGTGGTCAACCTCGCGATGCTGGCCTCGATCGTCGCTCTCTACCTCTACATCAACCGCCGGTCCTGGGCGTCGGAGGGTCAGAAATGA
- a CDS encoding cation:proton antiporter, which produces MALEQTTTLIGTVPAVALVGLAGVSAQWVAWRFQLPAIVLLLGLGVVVGPVTGLIDPVAQFGSLLQPLIALAVAIILFEGGLTLDFKKLAGAGRGVFRLVAIGAPLGWLTSTLALRYGAGLGWEASVVFGGIMIVTGPTVIAPLLRHARLRKRPAALLQWEAIVNDPIGALAAVLAFQVVLMLNGAGNDGLGWLIFGILFSAVLGYAVGLALVKAFRDALVPEYMKVPVLFAAVLGGFALSDVVMHESGLLAVTITGIVIANANLPSYEELRRFKEHATVLLVSGLFILLAASLDFASLGQLTWRAVLFVLAIVLLARPITVLVSLIGTDLPWRERVLVAFTGPRGVVLVAVAGLFGERMAAAGVADGTLVGPLAFVLVAATVVLHGFTIAPMARRLGLSGGDVPGVLFVGGSRFTTELAEALKAAGLPVLVSDTNHANLRHARAAGLPSFYGDILGEAAEHSVEFLEFSTVLAASDNDAYNTLVVTDLGPEFGRDRVWRLPRSKENRERHALPSGLSGRSIGEGRTLEALNGALRDGAIVKISRLTEQFGLADFIEQWPEAIPLAVLREDGRIEFRSEFTSAKLEKSARLVALVSEPEPIPPQEETA; this is translated from the coding sequence ATGGCACTCGAGCAGACCACGACCCTGATCGGCACCGTCCCCGCCGTGGCCCTCGTCGGCCTCGCGGGGGTCTCCGCGCAATGGGTGGCCTGGCGCTTCCAGCTTCCGGCCATCGTGCTGCTGCTCGGCCTCGGCGTGGTCGTCGGCCCGGTCACTGGCCTGATCGACCCGGTGGCCCAGTTCGGCAGCCTGCTGCAACCGCTGATCGCCCTGGCCGTGGCCATCATCCTCTTCGAGGGCGGCCTCACCCTCGACTTCAAGAAACTCGCCGGCGCCGGGCGCGGCGTCTTCCGGCTCGTGGCCATCGGCGCCCCGCTGGGCTGGCTCACCTCCACCCTCGCCCTGCGCTACGGTGCGGGCCTGGGATGGGAAGCCTCGGTTGTCTTCGGCGGCATCATGATCGTGACCGGCCCCACCGTCATCGCCCCGCTGCTCCGTCACGCCCGCCTGCGCAAGCGCCCGGCCGCGCTGCTGCAATGGGAAGCCATCGTCAACGACCCGATCGGCGCCCTCGCCGCCGTCCTCGCCTTCCAGGTGGTGCTGATGCTGAACGGCGCCGGCAACGACGGCCTCGGCTGGCTGATCTTCGGCATCCTCTTCTCCGCCGTGCTCGGCTACGCCGTGGGCCTCGCGCTGGTAAAGGCCTTCCGCGACGCGCTGGTGCCCGAATACATGAAGGTGCCGGTGCTCTTCGCCGCCGTCCTCGGCGGCTTCGCCCTGTCTGACGTGGTGATGCACGAGAGCGGCCTGCTCGCCGTCACCATCACCGGCATCGTCATCGCCAACGCCAACCTGCCCTCCTACGAGGAGCTGCGCCGCTTCAAGGAGCACGCCACCGTCCTGCTGGTCTCGGGCCTCTTCATCCTTCTGGCCGCCTCGCTCGACTTCGCCTCGCTGGGCCAGCTCACCTGGCGCGCGGTGCTCTTCGTGCTGGCCATCGTTCTGCTGGCCCGGCCCATCACCGTGCTGGTCTCGCTCATCGGCACCGACCTGCCCTGGCGTGAGCGCGTGCTGGTGGCCTTCACCGGTCCGCGCGGCGTGGTTCTGGTGGCCGTGGCCGGGCTCTTCGGCGAGCGCATGGCCGCCGCCGGGGTGGCCGATGGCACGCTCGTCGGCCCGCTCGCCTTCGTCCTTGTCGCCGCCACCGTGGTGCTGCACGGCTTCACCATCGCACCGATGGCCCGCCGCCTCGGCCTGTCGGGAGGCGACGTGCCCGGCGTGCTCTTCGTCGGCGGCTCACGCTTCACCACCGAGCTGGCCGAGGCGCTCAAGGCCGCGGGCCTCCCCGTTCTGGTGAGTGACACCAACCACGCCAACCTGCGCCACGCCCGCGCCGCCGGGCTGCCCAGCTTCTACGGCGACATCCTCGGCGAGGCGGCCGAGCACTCGGTCGAGTTTCTCGAGTTTTCCACCGTCCTCGCCGCCTCCGACAACGACGCCTACAACACCCTCGTGGTCACCGACCTTGGCCCCGAGTTCGGCCGCGACAGGGTATGGCGCCTGCCCCGCTCCAAGGAAAACCGCGAGCGCCACGCCCTGCCCTCCGGCCTCTCCGGCCGGTCCATCGGCGAAGGCCGCACGCTGGAGGCGCTCAACGGGGCGCTGCGCGACGGGGCCATCGTCAAGATCTCGCGGCTGACCGAGCAATTCGGCCTCGCCGACTTCATCGAGCAATGGCCCGAGGCGATCCCGCTGGCGGTGCTGCGCGAGGATGGCCGCATCGAGTTCCGCTCCGAGTTCACATCGGCAAAGCTCGAAAAGAGCGCCCGCCTCGTCGCGCTGGTCTCCGAGCCCGAACCGATCCCCCCGCAGGAAGAAACCGCCTGA
- a CDS encoding enolase C-terminal domain-like protein gives MRITSITARAVDCGFNAQKLQTSRVASPMSRFPRFAEQRSSWMWPTKKVFVRVTGEDGSTGWGCTNGGEIVEMIVNDHLARLLAGEDAGDLALLNDQMAASLLPNDRSGFAMMAVAGVDIALWDMTSKAAHQPLVETLGGAGVDSLPVYMTTPRPEAFSGGPFHGLKAAAPYGPESGAEGLQANVALMQRFAEAAGEGVPIMIDSFLAWDADYTLRFAEAVADLNVGWIEDPIPPQDIDGLQKIRREMDPGIALALGNFAFSRADCADLLRSGVVGVLQPDVAWAGGITEALRVLDLAEEARVPVILHNTCEQPWALALAGARQTDALLECVDRGETSPLYALMAPRPDLATGRVAVPRDPEGNRPPAHVLEAFGPAATQTKEG, from the coding sequence ATGAGGATCACCTCCATCACCGCGCGGGCCGTGGACTGCGGCTTCAACGCTCAGAAGCTCCAAACCAGCCGCGTGGCCTCACCCATGTCCCGCTTTCCTCGCTTTGCCGAGCAACGGTCGAGCTGGATGTGGCCCACGAAAAAGGTCTTCGTCCGGGTGACGGGCGAGGATGGCAGCACCGGATGGGGCTGCACCAATGGCGGCGAGATCGTCGAGATGATCGTCAATGACCACCTCGCAAGGCTGCTGGCGGGCGAGGATGCGGGCGATCTGGCTCTGCTGAACGACCAGATGGCGGCGTCGCTCCTGCCCAACGACCGCTCCGGCTTTGCCATGATGGCGGTGGCGGGCGTCGATATCGCCCTGTGGGACATGACTTCCAAGGCGGCGCATCAGCCGTTGGTGGAGACCCTCGGCGGCGCGGGCGTAGACAGCCTCCCGGTCTACATGACCACCCCGCGCCCCGAGGCTTTTTCCGGAGGTCCGTTTCATGGGCTGAAAGCCGCCGCGCCCTACGGTCCGGAATCGGGCGCCGAAGGCCTGCAAGCCAATGTCGCGCTGATGCAGCGCTTTGCCGAGGCCGCGGGCGAGGGCGTGCCGATCATGATCGACAGTTTCCTCGCCTGGGACGCCGATTATACCCTGCGCTTTGCCGAAGCCGTGGCCGATCTGAACGTCGGATGGATCGAAGACCCGATCCCGCCGCAGGACATCGACGGCTTGCAGAAGATCCGCCGCGAGATGGACCCCGGCATCGCCCTCGCGCTCGGCAACTTCGCCTTCTCCCGCGCCGATTGCGCCGACCTTCTGCGCTCCGGCGTGGTCGGCGTGCTGCAACCCGACGTGGCCTGGGCCGGTGGCATCACCGAAGCCCTGCGCGTCCTCGATCTGGCCGAGGAGGCCCGGGTTCCGGTGATCCTGCACAACACCTGCGAGCAGCCCTGGGCACTGGCGCTCGCAGGGGCCCGGCAAACCGACGCTTTGCTCGAATGTGTCGACCGGGGCGAGACCTCGCCGCTCTACGCGCTGATGGCCCCGCGCCCCGACCTCGCCACTGGCCGTGTCGCCGTCCCCCGCGATCCTGAGGGCAATCGCCCGCCCGCGCATGTGCTGGAGGCCTTCGGCCCCGCCGCCACTCAAACCAAGGAAGGATAG
- a CDS encoding SDR family NAD(P)-dependent oxidoreductase, protein MTDFTNQTAIVTGGAQGIGRAVADRLAKGGARIAIWDRDKALGDTAAEEIGGGAFACEVDVSDWASVEAAMTATLDTAGRADILVNSAGIAGSNGPLVDYPVEEFRQITEINLLGTFHVNRAVVPAMTAQGYGRIVNIASVAGKEGNPMASAYSASKAGVIGLTKSLGKELADKDIAVNCVTPAAARTRIFDQMKQEHIDYMLSKIPRGRFLELHEAAAMIAWLCSRENSFTTASVFDLSGGRATY, encoded by the coding sequence ATGACAGACTTCACCAATCAGACCGCCATCGTCACCGGGGGCGCACAGGGCATCGGCCGCGCCGTCGCGGACAGGCTCGCCAAAGGCGGCGCGCGGATCGCCATCTGGGACCGCGACAAGGCGCTTGGCGACACGGCCGCAGAGGAGATTGGCGGCGGCGCCTTCGCCTGCGAGGTCGATGTTTCGGATTGGGCCAGTGTCGAGGCCGCGATGACGGCCACGCTGGATACGGCCGGCCGTGCCGATATCCTTGTGAACTCCGCCGGGATCGCGGGCTCCAACGGGCCGCTGGTCGATTACCCGGTCGAGGAGTTTCGCCAGATCACCGAGATCAACCTGCTCGGCACCTTCCACGTCAACCGCGCGGTCGTGCCCGCGATGACCGCTCAGGGCTATGGCCGCATCGTCAACATTGCCTCGGTCGCGGGCAAGGAGGGCAATCCCATGGCCAGCGCCTATTCGGCGTCGAAGGCCGGGGTGATCGGGCTCACAAAGTCGCTGGGCAAGGAACTGGCAGACAAGGACATCGCGGTGAACTGCGTGACGCCTGCCGCCGCGCGCACCCGGATCTTCGACCAGATGAAGCAGGAACACATCGACTACATGCTGTCGAAGATCCCGCGGGGGCGTTTCCTGGAGCTCCACGAGGCGGCGGCGATGATCGCCTGGCTCTGCTCGAGGGAAAACAGCTTTACCACCGCCTCGGTCTTCGATCTGTCGGGCGGCCGGGCGACCTATTGA
- a CDS encoding carbohydrate ABC transporter permease, giving the protein MNEQPRTLYWIFLGFVGLVISVYVLFPVFWLFLASFKTQAELAQLPISFWPESPTLEAYKALFSPTHQKGQLLDWPQLIGNSFFIAISSTMIVLIFGTLAGYAFARLNFPGRDLILGGLLISRMFQGAALLLPTYRLMSMMGLQDSLIGLVLLYSAFGLPFATWIIASSLREIPRELEESAMIDGASRLQSMVLVVLPLATPALITAAMWHFVGAWSEFAFASILLESNENKTVTIGLASFVELFTLEFQYVGAAATIVALPIMLVFFFGQRYFTRGLLAGAVKG; this is encoded by the coding sequence ATGAACGAGCAACCCCGCACCCTCTACTGGATCTTCCTCGGCTTCGTCGGCCTGGTGATCTCGGTCTATGTGCTGTTCCCGGTGTTCTGGCTGTTCCTCGCGTCTTTCAAGACCCAGGCGGAGCTGGCGCAACTGCCGATCTCCTTCTGGCCTGAATCACCCACGCTGGAGGCCTACAAGGCATTGTTTTCGCCCACCCACCAGAAGGGGCAGCTGCTGGACTGGCCGCAGCTGATCGGCAACAGCTTCTTCATCGCCATCAGCTCCACCATGATCGTCCTGATCTTCGGCACCCTGGCGGGCTACGCCTTTGCCCGGCTCAACTTTCCCGGCCGTGACCTGATCCTCGGCGGGCTGCTGATCTCCCGGATGTTCCAGGGCGCCGCCTTGCTGCTGCCGACCTATCGGCTGATGTCGATGATGGGCCTGCAAGACAGCCTGATCGGTCTTGTGCTGCTCTACTCCGCCTTCGGCCTGCCCTTCGCCACCTGGATCATTGCCTCCTCCTTGCGCGAGATCCCCAGGGAGCTGGAAGAAAGCGCGATGATCGACGGCGCGAGCCGGTTGCAGAGCATGGTCCTGGTGGTTCTGCCGCTGGCCACACCCGCGCTGATCACCGCCGCCATGTGGCATTTCGTCGGCGCCTGGTCGGAATTCGCCTTCGCCTCGATCCTGTTGGAGTCGAACGAGAACAAGACCGTCACCATCGGCCTGGCCAGCTTCGTCGAGCTCTTCACCCTGGAGTTCCAATATGTCGGCGCCGCCGCGACGATCGTCGCCCTGCCGATCATGTTGGTGTTCTTCTTCGGCCAGCGCTACTTCACCCGCGGCCTGCTGGCAGGGGCGGTGAAGGGATGA
- a CDS encoding amidohydrolase family protein: MAHWLDGIALVDAHHHFWELSRFPYRWLAPDAPPARFGDKASIRRDFLPADYLAAFDGLPLSASVHVQANCGAADPVDETRWLQELSDTTGWPSAIVAEVDLTEPGAERQIAAHLQSPALRGIRTPVAWDEARRWRVASKPGVLADARFRGALSALVDGDLCLECVVVPAQLPEVLDLAQAQPGLKIVLNHCATLEPGQPGNLHTWRAGIEALAEVPNVFVKLSGLWAVDRTWRASVLLPHVTHLLSCLGSDRILYGSNLPVEGVNCPLARQFEQLHEVLGDQPADALNAIFSDTARRLYRL; encoded by the coding sequence ATGGCGCATTGGCTGGACGGGATCGCGCTGGTCGACGCCCATCACCACTTCTGGGAGTTGTCGCGCTTTCCCTATCGCTGGCTGGCACCGGATGCGCCGCCCGCCCGCTTTGGCGACAAGGCCTCGATCCGCCGGGATTTTCTCCCGGCGGATTACCTCGCGGCGTTCGACGGCCTGCCGCTCTCGGCCAGCGTTCACGTGCAGGCCAATTGTGGCGCTGCCGACCCGGTGGATGAGACCCGCTGGTTGCAGGAGCTTTCCGACACCACCGGTTGGCCCAGCGCGATCGTGGCCGAGGTCGACCTGACCGAGCCCGGGGCGGAGAGGCAGATCGCCGCACACCTGCAATCGCCCGCCCTGCGTGGCATCCGCACGCCGGTTGCCTGGGACGAGGCGAGGCGCTGGCGCGTGGCAAGCAAGCCCGGAGTGCTGGCGGATGCGCGGTTTCGCGGCGCGTTGTCCGCGCTGGTGGACGGTGACCTCTGTCTTGAATGTGTCGTGGTGCCCGCGCAGCTGCCCGAAGTGCTCGACCTCGCGCAGGCGCAGCCCGGTCTGAAGATCGTGCTCAACCACTGCGCCACGCTGGAGCCGGGCCAGCCGGGCAACCTGCACACCTGGCGCGCCGGCATCGAAGCGCTGGCCGAAGTCCCGAACGTTTTCGTCAAGCTGTCTGGCCTCTGGGCGGTTGATCGGACCTGGCGGGCTTCTGTTCTTCTACCGCACGTCACGCACCTGCTCAGCTGCCTCGGGTCGGACCGCATCCTTTATGGGTCGAACTTGCCGGTCGAGGGCGTCAACTGCCCGCTCGCCCGACAATTCGAGCAATTGCACGAGGTACTCGGCGATCAACCCGCCGACGCCCTGAATGCCATCTTCTCCGACACGGCGCGCCGGCTATACCGGCTGTGA
- a CDS encoding LacI family DNA-binding transcriptional regulator codes for MPQGDNRKVTLKDVSKASGLSLITVSRALRLPETVHPDTRAKIQQTIEEIGYIPNLTARSLVSQRSDMIGVVVPILASSLFADFAQGVSHVLEPEKQQMLLAVSDWSPQKEEEAVRTFIARQADAIIVTGFSHSEATTKLLRQFAGPVIEAWNLRDTAIDSAVGFNNYAASVEMTRYLVERGYQNIVMVGGAAHHNDQAEDRMRGFVDAMRGAGRSVGEDTIVEFDNPATLQGGVALIGQLMARKHKPDAIFFLAELPAHGAMLWCMSNDVRVPDDVAIAGFGDLSLSALLPVPMTTVQIRGRDIGERSASLVMDRLEGRAEGAATHDIGYHLQIREST; via the coding sequence ATGCCGCAGGGTGACAACAGGAAGGTGACGCTCAAGGACGTCTCGAAAGCCTCGGGGCTGTCGTTGATCACCGTGTCACGGGCGCTGCGTCTGCCAGAGACGGTGCATCCCGACACCCGCGCCAAGATTCAGCAGACCATCGAGGAGATCGGCTATATCCCCAACCTCACCGCGCGCTCGCTGGTCTCGCAGCGCTCGGACATGATCGGGGTGGTGGTGCCGATCCTGGCCAGCTCGCTGTTTGCGGATTTTGCCCAGGGTGTCAGCCACGTGCTGGAGCCCGAGAAGCAGCAGATGCTGCTCGCGGTCTCCGACTGGTCGCCGCAGAAGGAAGAGGAGGCGGTGCGGACCTTCATCGCCCGGCAGGCCGATGCGATCATCGTCACCGGTTTTTCGCACAGCGAGGCCACCACCAAGCTCCTGCGCCAGTTCGCGGGCCCCGTGATCGAAGCCTGGAACCTGCGCGACACTGCGATAGACAGCGCCGTCGGCTTCAACAACTACGCGGCCTCCGTGGAAATGACCCGTTACCTGGTTGAACGGGGCTACCAGAACATCGTGATGGTTGGCGGCGCGGCCCATCACAATGACCAGGCCGAAGACCGGATGCGCGGTTTTGTCGATGCCATGCGCGGCGCGGGGCGCAGCGTTGGCGAGGACACGATCGTGGAGTTCGACAACCCGGCCACCCTCCAGGGCGGCGTGGCGCTGATCGGGCAACTCATGGCCCGCAAGCACAAGCCCGACGCGATCTTCTTTCTTGCCGAACTGCCCGCCCATGGCGCGATGCTCTGGTGCATGTCGAACGACGTTCGCGTGCCGGACGACGTGGCGATTGCCGGTTTCGGCGATCTCAGCCTCTCGGCGCTGCTGCCGGTGCCAATGACCACCGTGCAGATCAGGGGCCGCGATATCGGGGAGCGCTCGGCCAGCCTGGTGATGGACCGTCTGGAGGGCAGGGCGGAGGGCGCCGCCACCCATGACATCGGCTACCACCTTCAAATCAGGGAAAGCACATGA